From a region of the Hemibagrus wyckioides isolate EC202008001 linkage group LG06, SWU_Hwy_1.0, whole genome shotgun sequence genome:
- the hce2l2 gene encoding LOW QUALITY PROTEIN: hatching enzyme 1.2 (The sequence of the model RefSeq protein was modified relative to this genomic sequence to represent the inferred CDS: substituted 1 base at 1 genomic stop codon): MNLMIRLQXKPIKARGQSETAHLRGSAVSMRHTEEIFLLLQSFTLLLQHSVGSEFRNVRYRSSYLQENKRTAMDTIMEINEYEAVEVKDGVKLREGDIAVSSRTERSCFARTCLWSRSVDGHVYIAYTLSPEYTEVDQRTIKQGMALIERDTCVRFVPRTHQRDFLDIQPKTGCWSYLGSSGGRQTLSLQTPECVSSGVVSHQLMHVLGFVHEQSRADRDKYITIMWSKIQKDRVRNFEKFKMNDVDLPYDYGSIMHFGKYTYSEDGDPTIVPKRSWNIKLGQRFGPSQLDIMKINKLYKCDQ, translated from the exons ATGAACTTAATGATCAGGTTGCAGTAAAAACCTATTAAAGCGAGGGGACAAAGTGAAACTGCACACCTGAGAGGATCTGCAGTTAGCAtgagacacacagaggagaTCTTCCTCCTGCTCCAGAGCTTTACTCTGCTGCTTCAG CATTCCGTCGGATCCGAGTTCAGGAATGTGAGATACAGAAGTA GTTACTTACAGGAGAACAAAAGAACTGCGATGGACACAATAATGGAAATCAATGAGTATGAAG CGGTGGAGGTGAAGGATGGAGTGAAGCTCAGAGAGGGAGATATCGCCGTGTCCAGCAGGACCGAGAGGAGCTGCTTCGCTCGGACATGTTTATGGTCCAGATCTGTGGATGGACATGTTTACAttgcatacacactctcacctgagtACA CTGAAGTGGATCAGAGGACTATAAAGCAGGGGATGGctctgatagagagagacacgTGTGTGCGCTTCGTACCCAGAACACACCAGAGAGACTTCCTGGACATTCAGCCCAAAACTGG GTGTTGGTCATACCTGGGGTCAAGTGGAGGCAGACAGACACTCTCCTTACAGACTCCAGAGTGTGTGAGCTCAGGTGTTGTGTCTCATCAGCTCATGCATGTGCTTGGATTTGTACATGAACAGTCACGTGCTGACCGTGATAAATACATCACCATCATGTGGTCCAAAATTCAGaaag ATCGTGTGAGGAACTTTGAGAAGTTTAAGATGAATGACGTGGATCTGCCTTATGACTACGGCTCCATCATGCACTTTGGAAA GTACACCTACTCCGAGGATGGAGATCCTACCATTGTCCCAAAACGAAGCTGGAACATTAAACTGGGACAGCGATT